DNA from Actinomyces sp. oral taxon 897:
ACGTGGATATCGACGTAGGTGCTCATAGTCAGTTCTCCGATTCTGGTGTGGTAGTGCGGTCGGTGCGGGACGCTGAGTCAGCGCCGTCTGCCGTGGACATAAAGTGGTACTGGCGGGCCCAGACCAGGCGGACCTCCTTGGCCCCGCCCGGACGCTGGAAGCGGACGATGTCGTCGGCGAGCATGGCGTGGTCCAGGGTGATTCCCCGGGCCCGCAGCAGGGAGACGAGGTCTCGTAGGTGGTGGCGCAGCTCGGTAATGGTGGTGGAGGTGACCAGGGCGTTAAAACGCTTACGGGCCGACGGGTTCTCCTGGTCGGGAGGACCGATCAGCTCTCGGGAGGCGTGCCCCAGCCCCTTACCGGGGTGGAACATGGGGTCGGTGCGGGACTGCTGGTGCACGGCGTAGAGGGTCATGGCGGTGTGGACGGCAATCTCCTCCCGGGTGGGGGCGTCACCCGCGTCGTCGGGGACCCTTACCTGGGTGAGTGCCCAGGTGGCGGGGACCTCCCCGGGCTCCCGGGTCACGGCGCCGCGCAGTGCCGCCATCTGCTCACGGGCCTGAGCCTCGTTATGCAGGTAACGACTCTGCAGCCCGTTCTTACCGCTCACACGCTGGCTCACGAGCCTGCCGGTAGCCCCCAGGGAGGGACGTCGTCGGGATTGGGTGGTGCCTCCCGAATCAGGAGGTGTCCTGGTATCCGCTGCGGTCATGCTGATGTCCTTTCTCCGTCCTCGACGGGTGCGTCCTGCGACTTGGCTGGTGGTATCGCCTTCTTGAGCGCGATACGGAAGTAGGTCAGGGCGCGGCCCACGTCCATGCGCCCCTTGCCCTCACCGCGCCCGGCAAAGGCGGTGTCGGGCACGGCCGAGGTGAGTGCCTTCTGCTGCCTCCAGGCCTCGGAGCGCAGCAGGGCACGCCACTCATCGCGGGCCTCGGCGGGGTCGGCCTCGTCCAGGGAGGCCAGCCAGGTGGGGAAGCGCTCGTCAATCACCTGGTAGAAGGCGGCCCCGGCACGGCCCCGTGCGGCCGTGGCCGTGTCCGGGCTCCCTCCGCACGCCCTGTCCAGGTTCGCGGCCAGGTTCCGCAGCGCGGAGGCAGCTCTTTCCGTCTCCTCCATAGCGTCGTGGACGACCCCCACCAGGCGCGTGCTGCTCGGATCCAGCAGACCGGCTGGCAGGGACAAGGCGTCGTCGACCAGCTCGGAGACGACCGCCTCCTGGGCCCCGTACTCCATGCCGACGGCGTGCACGGGAATAAGACCGCTCAGTGGCACAATGCCCTGGAGCATGAGCTCCTGGTAGAAGGAGATGACACCGGGGGAGCGGTACCGGGGTACCTCACCGGCACCCTTGACCGTGACCCGGGGGCTCAGCTGGGCGACGAGCGTGGACAGCCCTCGCCAGAAGGCCCGGTCCGTGGGCAGCTTACGGGGCATGTAGACGGTGGCCTTGAGCTTCTTGGTCTGCGGCTCGGAGTAGCGCCATGCGGTCATGGGCTCGACCAGGTAGCGGTTCTGGGGGGTCGCCTTGTCCCCGTTGCCCAGGAACAGGCTGGTGACGCGGGTATCGCCGTGGAGGAGGACGCGGCGTGTCTGCCACGTGTAGCAGGACACCGGGCCGGTGGGCTCCAGGGTGAGCGAGCCCGCGGGGGTGTCCGGCTCGCACTCCCACGGGGGCAAGTCCGTGGCCGGGTCCACGTCGAGGCCGTCGGCCACCTCGCAGACGACGGTATTGAGCAGCAGGGTGCGCTCCAGGTCCTGCCCGGTCACGGACACGACACCGATCTGCCCCGTCCAGCCGGGACCAATGGGGTACCCCTTGCCTCCCTTGACCTTAGGGTCGCCGGCAGCGCCTGTGCGTATGCCGGAGGGGTCGAAGGCGTGGACGTGCACCAGCCACCGGGCCGCCTCCGACCAGCTGACGGACTCCAGGCCCTGGGCGATCCGGGTGGTGAAGAAAGGATCCCCGTTGGGGACGTCCGCAATGAGGGACTCCAGGCTCGAGGTCTTCCCGGAGGCGGCGTGGATCCCTGCCACCTGGAAGAAGGGGTGCTCCGGGTGGCGCAGGTCAAAGCGGTCCCGGTAGTCCTCCAGGTAGGCGACGGCGACCCGTCCCAGGGTCCCGGGGGCGTCCCAGTACTCCTCCCAGGTCTCCAGGTCCTCCGGTCCGTCCATGACGCGGTGGCAGACTGCCAGCAGCAGGCGCAGTATGGCCACGTCCTGGCTGGCGATCTCGCCGTGGATGCCGGCAATGTCCGCCGCCTCGCGGAAGACGGTCAGCAGTGAGACCTCGTCAGGGGTGCCGTTGAGCCGGGTCACCCGTATCCAGGGCTCGTCAAGAAGGTTAAAGCTGGGTGTTTCCATTGTCATTGAGGGCTGATCTCCTTCAGTCCGGTGGTGGGGGAGTACTCGAGTGTCTTGCCGCCCAGGTGGGCCCGGCCGTCCTCCAGGACCAGGAAGAGCTGGCCGCGCAGCTGCGGCTCGTCCTGCCAGGCAGGAACGACCCACCGCTCCAGCTCGTCAATGACCTGGTCGATGACGCGCGCGTTGGACAGGCTCGCGGGCAGCCTCACCGCGGACAGGGCCATGGCGCGCACGACCTTCGGGTCAGGGACGCGGTCGGTCGGGATAATGTGCACCGTGCCGCCAGGCCGGCACGGCAGGGTACGTGGCTCCTCCTGGCCACCGTCCCGGTGCAGATCCAGGAGGATGACCTCCAGGGAGTCCTCGCCGTCGCGCACCTGGGCCCGACCCTTCTCCTCGTTGTCCGAGGCGGTCGTGTGCAGCCAGCCCACCAGTGAGGTGCTCCTCCCCGACTTCTTCGGCTCATCGAGAAGGAATCCCTGCGCCGATTTGAACTTGTCGGATCGCTCCTTCTCATACGCCTCCCTGGCCTGGGACACAGTCTCCCGCCACTTGGGTGGTACCGGGGCGTCGGCTCCGTAGACGGCCTCAATGAGGTCGTGGACGTCGTCGGGCACGGTGACCACCCCGAGGCCGTCGAGCACCCGGTCCAGGGCGGCCGCGCTCATGAGCATGTCCTGCTCCCCGTAGATCGCCTTGGCGCCAGGCTCCACGGCCGGGTCGTCAGAGGTGGTGGAGGGCAGGTAGTCGATGTAGCAGGTAGGGGTGGCAAGCCGGGGCGGGCGAGGCCGGTTGTGGCGGTGGAGCCGGCCCATGCGCTGAAGGACCAGGTCAATGGGGGCCAGGTCGCTCACCAGCAGGTCGAAGTCCACGTCCAGGGACTGCTCCACCACCTGCGTGGCCACGACGACCGCCCGGTGCGGCCGATCGGGGCGGCTGCGCGGCGGCCCGAAGCGGCGCAGCAGGTCGGCGTCCTTGGCCAGGCGGTCCCCAATGGTGAAGCGGGCGTGGTTGAGGCCCACGTCCTCACCGAAGGTCTCACGCAGCAGCTCGTAGGTCTCCTGGGCGCGCCGCACCGTGTTGCGCACCACCAGGGCGCAGCCGCCGTCGGCCAGCGCCTCTGTCAGGAGCGGGACCAGGGCGTCCTTGGTCAGGCGCCTGAGGTGCACCGTGCTGCGCCGCCCCGAGGCCGACGTCGCGGTGACCTCGGTGCGCTCGCGCCCCGCGGTGACCAGGCAGGGGAAGGGCGTGCGCAGGGCCTGGGGGGTGGGGGTCCTGGGGACCTGCTCTCCCGCGGCCAGGCGCAGGCCGCGCCGGTAGGCGTCGACCAGGGCGGTGCAGCGCGCCTCGGACAGGGTGGCTGACAGGAGCACCACCGGCACGCCGTAGGAGGCGAGCCAGGTCAGGGCACGGTCCAGGTAGACGTTCATGTAGGTGGAGTAGGAGTGCACCTCGTCCACGACGACCACCTTGCGGCTCAGCCCCAGGTGCCGCATGGCCAGGTGAGGGGCGCGCATGGCCTCAAAGAGCAGGTGGTCCACGGTGGTGACCACGAAGTCGGCGAGCATGGTCTTCTTGCGCCCGTTGAACCAGGCCAGGATGGCCAGGTCGGCCCGACGGCGCCTCTTAGTGCTGGCGGTCCGGCTGGTACGGGCCTCCTCCTCGTCCCAGCCGATCCCGGCGGGGCGCGGGACGGAGTCGGCCTGTCCGCCGAGCGCCCCCAGGAGCCGGTCGCGGATCTCGTAGCCGCGCCTGCGCAGCACCCGGGCCTCCTCATTGAGCCGGGCGCGACCGTGCACGAGCTGGACGGCAAAGTCCGACGGCGCGCCCCCGGCGGCGTAGGCCTCCTCGATCCGCTCCAGCCAGGACAGCTCACGGGAGAACATGGCGTCCGTGGTCGCCTGGGTGGGCAGGGCGAAGAGCACCCCGGCCCGGCCGGTCCGGGCGGCGAGCACCTCGGCGGCCATGAGGGCGGCCTCGGTCTTGCCGCCTCCTGTGGACTCCTCGACAATGAGCATCCCCGGCAGCTCCATGGTGCGGGCCGCCTCCAGGGTGCGTGCCTGCACGTCGGTGGCCCGGGCTCCCCCGGGTAGCTCAAAGCGCTGGGTGAGCAGCACGTCGGGGTCGGCGCCCTCGTCACGGGGGTGCCACGGAGCGGGAATCTCCAGGCGGGACCGGCCGGTGGCTACCCGTTCGGCGTGGGCGTCGGGGGAGAGGTGGTCCAGTCCGTCGTCGTCCAGGGGAAGAAGAGGGAAGTACGCCTCCGTGGAGGCGAGCCAGTCCGCCACAATGACCAGGCCCGAGAGCTCCACCAGGAAGGGCTGGGACCAGCGGTGCCGCCCCCAGCCGGGCAGCAGGGGCCCCGCACCGGTGCGGGCTGTCACGAGCTCAAGGAGCTCACGCTGGGTGGTGGCCCACGCCTCGTCACCCAGGAGGTGCTCGTGCCCGCTGAGATCGTTGGTCAGGGCCGCCCTCGTGGGCGGGATGCCGTGGTGGGCGCCGACCACGGAGGCCAGGGCCTGGGCCGCCCCAGGCGCCCAGCCGTGCTCGCCCGTGAGCCAGGACCTCAGGATCAGGTGGCCTGCCAGGGCGTGGGGGAGCTTACGACGCTCCTTGATATCGACGTGCTCGTGCCTCAGGCCCACCTCCGCCATGCGGTCGTCCAGGCTCGTGACCTGGCAGGAGAAGGCCGGGGTGCACTTGCCGACGTCGTGGACGCCGGTGGTCCAGGAGGCCAGGAGGCAGAACTCGTCCACCGGGGCCAGCCCTGAGGCTGAGTCGGCGAACTCGCGCTCAATGAGGTCCTGGACGGTGGGCGCCAGCCAGTGCTCGGCGAGGTGCCCGGCGAGAGTGGCGGAGTCGAGCAGGTGCAGCCAGAGCGGGAGCCAGCGCCTGCTCTCGGGGTCGTAGCCGGACTTGGCCCACACGCGCTGGGCGCGAGCTGACAGTTCCATAGGGACGGGGGTTCCTTCCGTGGGGGCTGGCCCAGGCTATCGCGCCAGTCACAGCAACACGCCCTGAGGTGCCCGTTGAGATCAAACTGTTATCAACAGTGTTCCGTGCTGACGAGATAGCCATGGTTCGTGGTGGAGGCTCATGGTGCGGCTTCGGCTCCTGGACGCGGCGTCATGACTTGGGGGTGGGCCGGAAAGCGGCTAGCCTGGGTGTTGGTGCAGTGGCAGCTGCACCAACACCCAGACAGCGACGGTCTTCTCGAACTAGAAGAAAGCGGAGATAATGATAGCTACGCTCTTCAAGCAGCTTGCAAGAAGACGAAGCACTTCGAGGAGCTGTGAATCATGGTTCTTGTTCTTCTTGGTGGGTGCCACCTTTGATGTCACCCGGGTCACCTCCTTCTTCTGATCGAGTCGGGTACTGTCGGGGCTGAATGTGTGTGGGTTAGCCGTGGCATGAGCTATGCTAGCACGCATGGAGCCGTGGCGGTACGGACTCTGCGTGAGCAGAGATGACCCCGTGTGGTGGTTAGCCGTCGCGTTGGCCCCGCGTGAGCGGGGAGCTAGTGGGTGCCCGGGCGTACCAGCCGGGGGTGTCCACGCAGGTCAGGGGGCCTCCGTCGCCGGGTGGTGACGGAGGCCCCCTGGACGAGGAGGACATGAGCCCCCTCTGTACGGACGTCAAAGACTATGGTCTTCATCTCAGTAAGTTGAGGATCCCTGGTCCGGCCTCACCGCCTGGCTGAGTACCCCCGGCGGGCGGTGTCCAGGGCCGCGGGCAGGACGTCGAGCAGCCGCTCGACGTCGTCGGCGGTGGTGGACCAGCCCATGGAGCAGCGCAGCGTCGAGCGTGCCGGGCCCTCGCCCAGGCCCATGGCCTCCAGCACGTGGCTGGGCCGGATGACGCCCGCGTGGCAGGCGGAACCGGCTGAGACGTCCACGCCGCCCATGTCCAGGGCCATGAGCAGGGCCTCGGTGTCCACCTCCTCGAACCACAGGTGCGCCGTGGTGGGCAGGTGGGGGGCGTCGGCCGGGAGCGTGGCGTGTACCCCCTCCAGGGCGCAGGCCCCCTGCAGGAGCCTGCTGCGCAGCACCTCCAGCCTGCGTGACTCCTCAACCTGCTCGGCCACCGCCAGCTCCACGGCCAGCGCCAGGGCCCGTGCCCCGACGACGTCCTGCGTGCCCGAGCGGATCCCCCGCTCCTGGCGGCCCCCGCCCGTGGCCGTCACCAGTGTCAGGTTACGCCGGGCCACCAGCGCCCCGGTTCCCACGGGCGCCCCGATCTTGTGGCCGGTGACGCTCATGGCGTCCAGACCCCAGGCGCCAAAGCGCACCGGCACCTTGCCCAGGGCGGCGACGGCGTCACAGTGCACGGGGACGTAGCCGGGGTCCGTGGGGCGACGCGCCCCGGTGGCCTCCCGGACGACCCGGACGAGTCCGCCGACGTCCTGCAGGACGCCGGTCTCGTTATTGGCCGCCATGACCGACACCAGGGCCGCAGACGGACGGTTCCCACCAGGGGACACCGCCTCGGCCAGGGAGCCGGGCAGCACCCGGCCAGCGGCGTCGACCGCCAGCAGGTCCAGCTCCGCCCCCAGGTGGGCGACGGCGGTGCGGGCGGAGTCCAGGACGGCCGGGTGCTCGGTAGGGGAGACGACGAGCCGGGGGGTGCAGTCCCCGGCACCGCTGCCCGTGGGCACCCGCCTCTTCCCCGTACCCGGCGCGTGGTGGTCCTCGTGACGGGTTCCAGGCGCTCGGCTGCCGGCTGCCGTGTGCGTGACGGTCCTGCGCGTCCCCTGGGCCCGCGCCGCCAGGACCCGCCCGGAGACGACCAGCGCGTCGGCCTCGGTGCCGCCGCTGGTCAGCAGCACCTCGTGGGGGTCCACCTCCAGGGCGGTGGCCAGGCGCGCCCGGGCCCGGGCCAGCGCCGCCCCTACGCGCCGCCCCGAGGCGTGCGTGGCCGCCGGGTTGGCCCAGCCGCCCAGGTTGTCGGCGAGGTCGGCCGCCACCTGCTGGGCGACCTCCGGCCGGAGCGGGGACGTGGCTGCGTGGTCCAGGTAGGTGCGCACAGGGCGGATCGTAGCCGCGGTGGCAGGATGGGTGTATGCCCTACCTCGCGCTCTCCCGCTCCGCCACCGACCGCGACGCCGGTCGGCGCGGTGAGCCGTACCTCCTGGACCACCTGGCCGCGGACCCGGCCACCCGGGTGGTCCTCGTCGATGCGCGCGGGCGCGTGGCCGTCCAGGCGGGACCGGTGCCCCTGGGTGCCGACCTGCCCCAGGACGGGCTCACGCCCCCGGACGCCCTGCTCCCGGCCCCCGCGACGTCGGAGCGTGTACGCCTGGCGCCCCTGGTCGCCGCCGACCTGGGCGACCTCCTGAAGGCGGAGGACCTGACCGCGCTCTACCTGGGGCGTGAGCCCGACGACGGCGCCCCACCGGCGCCCCAGGTCCCCGGGCCCGCCCCGCGGGGTGCCAGCCAGCCGAGGCAGGACTCGGGGGCCGCCCTGAGGCAGCGCGTCTCGGACCAGCCGGTCCCGGACCCACAGGGTGCCAGCCAGCTGGCCCCGGAGCAACCCGCACCCGGGCCGGGGAGGACGTCCTGGGTGGGCGTCGTCCTGCCCGGGGGCGCGGACCGGCAGGACCGGCAGGACGAGGGGGGACGCGCCGACCTGGACGGGCTCCTGTCCCGCTACCCCCTGGCGGCCCTGCGCGCGGTGGGCGCGGACATGGACGCCCACGACGCGGGCCTGGCCACCACGGCGGTGGCCCTGGCCGCCTGGCACCACCGCTCCCGCTACTGCCCGGCCTGCGGGACCCCCACCCGGGTCGTCCAGGCCGGGTGGGCGCGGCGCTGCCCGGGCTGCGCCGCCACGCACTTCCCCCGCACCGACCCGGCCGTCATTATGGCCGTCACCGACGACGCCGACCGCCTCCTGCTGGTTCACGGGGCCACCTGGGAGGCGCGCAGGTACTCCGTGGTCGCCGGGTTTGTCGAGGCGGGGGAGGACGCCGAGGCGGCCGTGGCCCGGGAGGTCTGGGAGGAGACGGGGCTGCGGGTAGGGCGTGTGGAGCAGGTGGCCACCCAGCCCTGGCCCTTCCCCCGCTCCCTCATGCTGGGCTACCGGGCCCGCCTGGTCCCCGGTCAGGGCCTGCCCCGGCCCGACGGCGTCGAGGTCACCGGCGCCCGCCTGCTCACCCGGGCCCAGCTCGCCGAGGCGGTGGCCCGCAGGGAGGTGGTCCTGCCGGGACGCACCTCGATCGCCCGCGTCCTCATTGACGACTGGTACGACCAGCCCGAACGCCCCTGACGCCAGAGGTGCCGGGTCAGGCCGCCCCGCCGACCTCGGGCCTGCGCGCGCGTCCCTGACGCCAGAGGCGCCGGAGTACCAGGGGGCGGGGTGCCGGGGACCGGCCGAGAAGGGCGTCAGGGTCCTGCAGGGGGCGGGAGGGCGGGCAGGCGTGGCACCCTTGGACCTAATGAGCCAGCCTCCGACATCCTCACCGCCGCCACCCGCCCCAGCACCGCGGTCCGCCCCGCCGTCACCCGCGCCGTCCGCCCCGCCGTCACCCGCGCCGCCGTCTTTTGCCACGCCGGCTGCCAGATGGGACGCCCAGGCGCTCCTGGAGGCCCTCGACTCCGACCAGCGGCAGGTCGCCGAGCACCTGGAGGGCCCCCTGTGCGTCCTGGCCGGTGCCGGGACCGGTAAGACCCGGGCCATCACCTACCGGATCGCCTACGGGGTGGCCGTGGGCGCCTACCAGCCCACCCAGGTCCTGGCCGTGACCTTCACCGCCCGGGCCGCCGGTGAGATGCGCTCGCGCCTGGCCGACCTGGGCGTCCCCGGGGTGCAGGCCCGCACCTTCCACTCCGCCGCCCTGCGCCAGCTCACCTACTTCTGGCCCACCGCCATCGGGGGTCGCCGTCCCGAGATCCAGTCCCACAAGGCCCCCCTCGTGGGCGCGGCCGCCCGCCGCCTGGGCGTGTCCACCGACCGGGCCCTCATTCGCGACCTGGCCGCCGAGGTCGAGTGGGCCAAGGTCACCATGACCCTGCCCGAGGACTACGTCCAGGTGTCCGCAGCCGCGGGCCGCACCGGGGTGGCCGGGATGGAGCCCGCCGCCGTGGCCCAGGTCCTGGTCGCCTACGAGGAGGCCAAGAGCGAGCGCGGCGTCATTGACTTCGAGGACGTCCTGCTCCTGACGGTCGGTATCCTGTTGGACCGCGAGGACGTCGCCGCCCAGGTGCGTGGCCAGTACAAGCACTTCGTGGTCGACGAGTACCAGGACGTCTCCCCCCTCCAGCAGCGGCTGCTGGACCTGTGGCTGGGACGGCGGCGCCAGCTGTGCGTGGTGGGGGACGTCTCCCAGACCATCTACTCCTTCACCGGGGCCACCCCCGACTTCCTCACCGGCTTCGCCTCCCGCTACGCCGGCGCCCGCACGGTACGCCTGAGCCGCGACTACCGCTCCACCCCCCAGGTGGTCTCCCTGGCCAACCAGGTCCTGGCGCGCTCACGCCGGGGCGGGGTGCTGCGTCTGCCCGCCGGCGCCGTCGAGCTCGTGGCCCAGCGTCCCGCCGGGCCCGCCGTGCGCTACCAGGCCTATGACGACGACGTCGCCGAGGCCCAGGGCGTGGTGGCCCAGGTGCGGCGACTGCGCTCCAGCGGCGTGCCACTGAGCGAGATCGCCGTCCTGTACCGCACCAACTCCCAGTCCGAGGCCATTGAGCAGGCCCTGTCCCGTGCCGGGATCGGCTACCTGGTACGCGGGGGCGAGCGCTTCTTTGAGCGCGAGGAGGTCAAGCGCGCCATGGTGGTGCTCCGGGCCGCGGCCCGCACCGAGCGGGCCACCCTGACCGGGGACCTGGGGGACGACGTGCGCACCTTCCTGGCCCGGGAGGGCTGGCACGCCGAGCCGCCCGCCGCCCAGGGGGCCGTGCGTGAGCGCTGGGAGTCCCTGGCCGCCATTGTCGAGCTCGCTGACCAGATGGCCGAGCGCCGGGGCTCCGACCTGGACGCCCTGGTGACTGAGCTCACTGAGCGGGCCTCCGCTCAGAACGCCCCCACGGTGGCGGGTGTCACCCTGGCCTCCCTGCACGCCTCCAAGGGCCTGGAGTGGGACGCCGTCCTGCTGGTAGGGGCCTGCGAGGGGCTGCTGCCCATATCCCTGGCCGAGGGGGCCGACGCCGTCGAGGAGGAGCGCCGCCTGCTCTACGTGGGCGTCACCCGCGCCCGCCAGCACCTGGTCATCTCCTACGCCCGGGCCCGCACCCCGGGTGGGCGGGCCTCCCGCCAGCCCTCCCGCTTCCTGGACGGCATCTGGCCCGCGCCCGCCAGCAGGTCCCGTGGTCGTGGTACCGCCGGGGCGGGCTCCAGGGGCCGTGCCAGGCAGGCCGCCGTGGACTTCGAGGCCGAGAACGACCCGGCCACCGTGGCCTTGTTCGAGGAGCTGCGGGCCTGGCGGGCAGGCGTGGCCAAGGAGCGGTCCAGGCCCGCCTTCACCGTCTTCTCCGACTCCACCCTGCGCCTGATCGCGATTATGCGGCCCACGACGCTGCCCCACCTGGCCGCGGTCAAGGGCGTCGGCGCGGTCAAGCTCCAGGAGTACGGCCCGGCTGTGCTGAAGGTGCTCCGGGAGCATCCGGCCCAGGACTGAGAGCTGGCCCCGTCGGGGGCACCGCGTCGGGGGCATCGGATACCGTGCCGGGGGCGTCGGGCGGTGCGCTGGCGGTGCCGGGCGCCGTGCCTGGGGCCTCGGCCTCCTGGTCCCCCGGCTGCGCGGGCGCCGGGTCGGGGGCCTCGGAGGGCGGGGCCTCGGTGACCTGGCTGCACACGCACTCGGGGTGCGGGTCCCACAGGCGCTCCAGCCCCACCGGGTCCAGGGCGCTGAGCTCCACGCTGCGCCCCAGCCAGATGGGTCCCCGGCCGGTCAGGGCGTCAGTGGCCGCCCGCACCGCCAGCGCCGCCGCCTGCTGGCTCAGGAGGGACTCCATGACGGGGGCGGGCAGCGTCCGCAGCTGGGTGGCCAGGTTGGGCCAGTCGGGATCGGCCTCGCGCTCCCACAGACCCAGGCAGGTCACGCACAGGCTGGCCTGCGGCCCCAGGAGCGGCCCTACCCGCACGGCGGTCTCGCCGCAGGTCACGGGCAGGTGCGCCAGCTGGCTGAGCCGACGGGCCCGCAACGGGTCAATGACCTGCCCCTCCACGGTCAGGACCAGGTCGGGCAGGCGCCGCGGCGTCGTCGTCCTGACCCCCAGGTCCTCCAGCTCCTTGACCAGGTCCTGGGCGGTAGGGTCCCTCAGGAGGACGGTGCCCACCGCGCAGCGGGCCAGGAGGCGGGCAATGGGCCCGGTCAGGCCGCCGTTGCCCACCAGGGCCACGACGCCGCGGCGCAGCGCCCGGGTCCGCTCCTGGGGCAGGTCCGCGACGCGCTCCCAGTAGACCTCGTCCTGGGCGGTGGGCAGGTGGCCGGGGACCAGCGCCCCGACCTGTCGCAGGCGCCCCAGGACGCTGCGGGCCTGGGCGGTGGTCAGCCCCGCGGCCCGGGCGTCGGCGCGCACGCTCTCGGGGCTGATGAACTCCGGCAGGGAGCTGAGGAAACGCTGCTCCCGGGCGCTCAGGCCGCAGACCACGGTACCTCGTGAGGAGCCGACCTGGATGGTGTCCGGACTACGCCACAACACGGGCGCACCACCACGATAGTGCATTGTCTACACCCTCTCGATCATGCTTGACAGTTTTACCTTGTATCAAGGGTGTCACACATGAGGAGATTCTGCTGGGTTTTCAGCCGTGTCGGCAGGATGTCTGAAGGTCGGCTCGCAGACGTGTCATGCCCTGCTCTACTGGCCTGTGCCGTGTCCCGCCTACTGGGACTCGCAGGTAGGCAGGTCGCTCGTGCTACCGCTGGCAATCCCTTTCAGGGCGGTGACCGCCTCGTGGAGGGTGGACACCGAGACCACCTCCAGGCCCGCGGGGACGTGCCCGACCACCTCCGGGCAGTTGGCGGCCGGGGCCAGGAAGTAGCGCGAGCCCGCCCGCCGGGCGCCGGCCATCTTCTGGGCGATCCCGCCGATCGGCCCCACCGTGCCGTCGATCGCGATGGTGCCGGTGCCCGCCACGTCCTGCCCCCCGGTCAGGGAGCCGGGGGTGACCTCGTCCACGATCCCCAGGGCGAACATCATGCCGGCGCTCGGGCCGCCCACGTCCGCCAGCCCGAAGCTGACCTCCACCCCGGAGTCCGCCCTGGCGGACAGGTAGACGCCCAGGAGCGAGCCCTGGCGGTCCGAGCCCTGCGGCGGCGCCAGGGTGGTCACGGTAGCGGTGGTCTCAGCCCCGTCCCGGCGCAGCCCCAGGGTGACCTCCGTGCCCGGGGCCAGGGAGGACATGAGCGTACGCAGGTCGGTGTAGGTGGTGATGGTGGTGGTCGCCGCGCCCGACGGCGTGACCGAGACCAGCACGTCACCGGCCTTGAGCCCGCTGTCGGCCTGCTCCTGGGCCACCCCCGAGATCGTCAGCGTCATGGTCGTGGCCAGGCCCGTCTCCATGAGGGCGGCGACCACCGCGGCGTCCTGGGAGCCGGTCATCTGGGCCTGGTTGGCCTGGTCCACCTGCTCCTGGCTGAGGTTGGAGGGGCAGACCGACTCCCGGTCCAGGATCTCCTCCTCGTCGTCGAGCCACGCGCCCACCAGGTCCACGAGGTGGACGGGGTAGCCGGGGCAGCCGCTGACCGAGACCGTGGTCATGCGCAGGGCGCCGTCGGCCTGGTAGGTCGGTGCGCCGGAGACGGTCAGGACGTCGGCGGAGCCCTCACCGCCGGCGGCCAGGACGTTCCAGGTCGGGCCGGGGGCCTCAATGACCACGTTGACCGGGATGGTGACGCTGGCTACCACCAGGAGGGTCACCGCAATGAGTGCGACCGCAATGACCGGCCCCCGACGCCGTCGGCTCCGGGGGGCGGTCCCGTCTTGACCCGTCTCCTGCGCCGGCAGGGGCGAGGGGGGCTGCGGGCCGGGGGGAGGGCAGGTGT
Protein-coding regions in this window:
- the nudC gene encoding NAD(+) diphosphatase, giving the protein MPYLALSRSATDRDAGRRGEPYLLDHLAADPATRVVLVDARGRVAVQAGPVPLGADLPQDGLTPPDALLPAPATSERVRLAPLVAADLGDLLKAEDLTALYLGREPDDGAPPAPQVPGPAPRGASQPRQDSGAALRQRVSDQPVPDPQGASQLAPEQPAPGPGRTSWVGVVLPGGADRQDRQDEGGRADLDGLLSRYPLAALRAVGADMDAHDAGLATTAVALAAWHHRSRYCPACGTPTRVVQAGWARRCPGCAATHFPRTDPAVIMAVTDDADRLLLVHGATWEARRYSVVAGFVEAGEDAEAAVAREVWEETGLRVGRVEQVATQPWPFPRSLMLGYRARLVPGQGLPRPDGVEVTGARLLTRAQLAEAVARREVVLPGRTSIARVLIDDWYDQPERP
- a CDS encoding ATP-dependent helicase, giving the protein MSQPPTSSPPPPAPAPRSAPPSPAPSAPPSPAPPSFATPAARWDAQALLEALDSDQRQVAEHLEGPLCVLAGAGTGKTRAITYRIAYGVAVGAYQPTQVLAVTFTARAAGEMRSRLADLGVPGVQARTFHSAALRQLTYFWPTAIGGRRPEIQSHKAPLVGAAARRLGVSTDRALIRDLAAEVEWAKVTMTLPEDYVQVSAAAGRTGVAGMEPAAVAQVLVAYEEAKSERGVIDFEDVLLLTVGILLDREDVAAQVRGQYKHFVVDEYQDVSPLQQRLLDLWLGRRRQLCVVGDVSQTIYSFTGATPDFLTGFASRYAGARTVRLSRDYRSTPQVVSLANQVLARSRRGGVLRLPAGAVELVAQRPAGPAVRYQAYDDDVAEAQGVVAQVRRLRSSGVPLSEIAVLYRTNSQSEAIEQALSRAGIGYLVRGGERFFEREEVKRAMVVLRAAARTERATLTGDLGDDVRTFLAREGWHAEPPAAQGAVRERWESLAAIVELADQMAERRGSDLDALVTELTERASAQNAPTVAGVTLASLHASKGLEWDAVLLVGACEGLLPISLAEGADAVEEERRLLYVGVTRARQHLVISYARARTPGGRASRQPSRFLDGIWPAPASRSRGRGTAGAGSRGRARQAAVDFEAENDPATVALFEELRAWRAGVAKERSRPAFTVFSDSTLRLIAIMRPTTLPHLAAVKGVGAVKLQEYGPAVLKVLREHPAQD
- a CDS encoding thiamine biosynthesis protein ThiF, coding for MLWRSPDTIQVGSSRGTVVCGLSAREQRFLSSLPEFISPESVRADARAAGLTTAQARSVLGRLRQVGALVPGHLPTAQDEVYWERVADLPQERTRALRRGVVALVGNGGLTGPIARLLARCAVGTVLLRDPTAQDLVKELEDLGVRTTTPRRLPDLVLTVEGQVIDPLRARRLSQLAHLPVTCGETAVRVGPLLGPQASLCVTCLGLWEREADPDWPNLATQLRTLPAPVMESLLSQQAAALAVRAATDALTGRGPIWLGRSVELSALDPVGLERLWDPHPECVCSQVTEAPPSEAPDPAPAQPGDQEAEAPGTAPGTASAPPDAPGTVSDAPDAVPPTGPALSPGPDAPGAPSAQPGRTPGA
- a CDS encoding YlbL family protein, with amino-acid sequence MSTTEHPADTCPPPGPQPPSPLPAQETGQDGTAPRSRRRRGPVIAVALIAVTLLVVASVTIPVNVVIEAPGPTWNVLAAGGEGSADVLTVSGAPTYQADGALRMTTVSVSGCPGYPVHLVDLVGAWLDDEEEILDRESVCPSNLSQEQVDQANQAQMTGSQDAAVVAALMETGLATTMTLTISGVAQEQADSGLKAGDVLVSVTPSGAATTTITTYTDLRTLMSSLAPGTEVTLGLRRDGAETTATVTTLAPPQGSDRQGSLLGVYLSARADSGVEVSFGLADVGGPSAGMMFALGIVDEVTPGSLTGGQDVAGTGTIAIDGTVGPIGGIAQKMAGARRAGSRYFLAPAANCPEVVGHVPAGLEVVSVSTLHEAVTALKGIASGSTSDLPTCESQ